A single window of Haemorhous mexicanus isolate bHaeMex1 chromosome 28, bHaeMex1.pri, whole genome shotgun sequence DNA harbors:
- the MLX gene encoding max-like protein X isoform X6: MENARKGSIVSRANSIGSTSASSVPNTDDEDSDCAQESPKDTYKDQRRRAHTQAEQKRRDAIKKGYNDLQAIVPTCEQQDFSISSQKLSKAIVLQKTIDYIQFLHKEKKKQEEEVSTLRKDVMALKIMKVNYEQIVKAHQDNPNEGKNQISDEVKFNVFQGIMDSLFQSFNASVSVTSFQELSACVFSWIEEHCKPQTLRDIVIGVLHKVKSQLY; encoded by the exons ATGGAAAATGCCCGGAAAGGCAGCATAGTGTCCCGGGCCAACAGCATCGGCTCCACCAGTGCCTCTTCTGTCCCCAACACAG ACGATGAGGACAGTGACTGCGCTCAGGAGTCCCCCAAGGACACGTACAAGGACCAGCGCCGCCGGGCACACACCCAGGCCGAGCAGAAGCGCCGAGATGCCATCAAG aAAGGCTACAATGACTTGCAGGCCATCGTCCCcacctgtgagcagcaggattTCTCCATCAGCTCACAGAAGCTGAGCAAGGCCATTGTGTTGCAGAAAA CTATCGACTACATCCAGTTCCTGcacaaggagaagaaaaagcaggaggaggaagttTCTACCCTCAGGAAAGATGTAATGGCCTTGAAGATCATGAAAGT GAACTATGAGCAGATTGTGAAAGCTCATCAGGACAACCCAAATGAGGGGAAGAACCAGATCTCTGACGAGGTGAAGTTCAATGTTTTCCAAGGCATCATGGACTCCCTGTTCCAGTCCTTCAATGCCTCAGTCTCTGTAACGAGTTTTCAGGAGCTCTCAGCATGTGTCTTCAGCTGGATTGAGGAGCACTGCAAGCCCCAG ACGCTGCGGGACATTGTCATCGGGGTCCTGCACAAGGTGAAGAGCCAGCTCTACTGA
- the MLX gene encoding max-like protein X isoform X2: MTGRAEDGGAAGRRRRGLVGEGGAGIGSGRAARCRGGAGRRAGTGLVAAGQALFMENARKGSIVSRANSIGSTSASSVPNTDDEDSDCAQESPKDTYKDQRRRAHTQAEQKRRDAIKKGYNDLQAIVPTCEQQDFSISSQKLSKAIVLQKTIDYIQFLHKEKKKQEEEVSTLRKDVMALKIMKVNYEQIVKAHQDNPNEGKNQISDEVKFNVFQGIMDSLFQSFNASVSVTSFQELSACVFSWIEEHCKPQTLRDIVIGVLHKVKSQLY; this comes from the exons ATGACCGGGCGGGCAGAAGATGGCGGAGCCGCCGGGCGCCGCCGCCGAGGACTCGTGGGGGAAGGTGGGGCCGGGATCGGGTCGGGCCGGGCCGCCAGGTGCCGCGGGGGCGCAGGGCGGCGCGCCGGGACGGGGCTCGTGGCGGCTGGGCAGG CGCTCTTCATGGAAAATGCCCGGAAAGGCAGCATAGTGTCCCGGGCCAACAGCATCGGCTCCACCAGTGCCTCTTCTGTCCCCAACACAG ACGATGAGGACAGTGACTGCGCTCAGGAGTCCCCCAAGGACACGTACAAGGACCAGCGCCGCCGGGCACACACCCAGGCCGAGCAGAAGCGCCGAGATGCCATCAAG aAAGGCTACAATGACTTGCAGGCCATCGTCCCcacctgtgagcagcaggattTCTCCATCAGCTCACAGAAGCTGAGCAAGGCCATTGTGTTGCAGAAAA CTATCGACTACATCCAGTTCCTGcacaaggagaagaaaaagcaggaggaggaagttTCTACCCTCAGGAAAGATGTAATGGCCTTGAAGATCATGAAAGT GAACTATGAGCAGATTGTGAAAGCTCATCAGGACAACCCAAATGAGGGGAAGAACCAGATCTCTGACGAGGTGAAGTTCAATGTTTTCCAAGGCATCATGGACTCCCTGTTCCAGTCCTTCAATGCCTCAGTCTCTGTAACGAGTTTTCAGGAGCTCTCAGCATGTGTCTTCAGCTGGATTGAGGAGCACTGCAAGCCCCAG ACGCTGCGGGACATTGTCATCGGGGTCCTGCACAAGGTGAAGAGCCAGCTCTACTGA
- the MLX gene encoding max-like protein X isoform X5, which yields MAEPPGAAAEDSWGKVGFALRDNAFLLAGESGTCRASDDEDSDCAQESPKDTYKDQRRRAHTQAEQKRRDAIKKGYNDLQAIVPTCEQQDFSISSQKLSKAIVLQKTIDYIQFLHKEKKKQEEEVSTLRKDVMALKIMKVNYEQIVKAHQDNPNEGKNQISDEVKFNVFQGIMDSLFQSFNASVSVTSFQELSACVFSWIEEHCKPQTLRDIVIGVLHKVKSQLY from the exons ATGGCGGAGCCGCCGGGCGCCGCCGCCGAGGACTCGTGGGGGAAG GTGGGGTTTGCTCTCCGTGACAACGCGTTTCTGCTCGCTGGGGAATCTGGCACATGCCGGGCTTCAG ACGATGAGGACAGTGACTGCGCTCAGGAGTCCCCCAAGGACACGTACAAGGACCAGCGCCGCCGGGCACACACCCAGGCCGAGCAGAAGCGCCGAGATGCCATCAAG aAAGGCTACAATGACTTGCAGGCCATCGTCCCcacctgtgagcagcaggattTCTCCATCAGCTCACAGAAGCTGAGCAAGGCCATTGTGTTGCAGAAAA CTATCGACTACATCCAGTTCCTGcacaaggagaagaaaaagcaggaggaggaagttTCTACCCTCAGGAAAGATGTAATGGCCTTGAAGATCATGAAAGT GAACTATGAGCAGATTGTGAAAGCTCATCAGGACAACCCAAATGAGGGGAAGAACCAGATCTCTGACGAGGTGAAGTTCAATGTTTTCCAAGGCATCATGGACTCCCTGTTCCAGTCCTTCAATGCCTCAGTCTCTGTAACGAGTTTTCAGGAGCTCTCAGCATGTGTCTTCAGCTGGATTGAGGAGCACTGCAAGCCCCAG ACGCTGCGGGACATTGTCATCGGGGTCCTGCACAAGGTGAAGAGCCAGCTCTACTGA
- the MLX gene encoding max-like protein X isoform X1, which produces MAEPPGAAAEDSWGKVGPGSGRAGPPGAAGAQGGAPGRGSWRLGRVDAAYGDNGLDSALFMENARKGSIVSRANSIGSTSASSVPNTDDEDSDCAQESPKDTYKDQRRRAHTQAEQKRRDAIKKGYNDLQAIVPTCEQQDFSISSQKLSKAIVLQKTIDYIQFLHKEKKKQEEEVSTLRKDVMALKIMKVNYEQIVKAHQDNPNEGKNQISDEVKFNVFQGIMDSLFQSFNASVSVTSFQELSACVFSWIEEHCKPQTLRDIVIGVLHKVKSQLY; this is translated from the exons ATGGCGGAGCCGCCGGGCGCCGCCGCCGAGGACTCGTGGGGGAAGGTGGGGCCGGGATCGGGTCGGGCCGGGCCGCCAGGTGCCGCGGGGGCGCAGGGCGGCGCGCCGGGACGGGGCTCGTGGCGGCTGGGCAGG GTGGACGCGGCCTACGGCGACAATGGCCTGGACTCCG CGCTCTTCATGGAAAATGCCCGGAAAGGCAGCATAGTGTCCCGGGCCAACAGCATCGGCTCCACCAGTGCCTCTTCTGTCCCCAACACAG ACGATGAGGACAGTGACTGCGCTCAGGAGTCCCCCAAGGACACGTACAAGGACCAGCGCCGCCGGGCACACACCCAGGCCGAGCAGAAGCGCCGAGATGCCATCAAG aAAGGCTACAATGACTTGCAGGCCATCGTCCCcacctgtgagcagcaggattTCTCCATCAGCTCACAGAAGCTGAGCAAGGCCATTGTGTTGCAGAAAA CTATCGACTACATCCAGTTCCTGcacaaggagaagaaaaagcaggaggaggaagttTCTACCCTCAGGAAAGATGTAATGGCCTTGAAGATCATGAAAGT GAACTATGAGCAGATTGTGAAAGCTCATCAGGACAACCCAAATGAGGGGAAGAACCAGATCTCTGACGAGGTGAAGTTCAATGTTTTCCAAGGCATCATGGACTCCCTGTTCCAGTCCTTCAATGCCTCAGTCTCTGTAACGAGTTTTCAGGAGCTCTCAGCATGTGTCTTCAGCTGGATTGAGGAGCACTGCAAGCCCCAG ACGCTGCGGGACATTGTCATCGGGGTCCTGCACAAGGTGAAGAGCCAGCTCTACTGA
- the MLX gene encoding max-like protein X isoform X3 — protein MAEPPGAAAEDSWGKVDAAYGDNGLDSALFMENARKGSIVSRANSIGSTSASSVPNTDDEDSDCAQESPKDTYKDQRRRAHTQAEQKRRDAIKKGYNDLQAIVPTCEQQDFSISSQKLSKAIVLQKTIDYIQFLHKEKKKQEEEVSTLRKDVMALKIMKVNYEQIVKAHQDNPNEGKNQISDEVKFNVFQGIMDSLFQSFNASVSVTSFQELSACVFSWIEEHCKPQTLRDIVIGVLHKVKSQLY, from the exons ATGGCGGAGCCGCCGGGCGCCGCCGCCGAGGACTCGTGGGGGAAG GTGGACGCGGCCTACGGCGACAATGGCCTGGACTCCG CGCTCTTCATGGAAAATGCCCGGAAAGGCAGCATAGTGTCCCGGGCCAACAGCATCGGCTCCACCAGTGCCTCTTCTGTCCCCAACACAG ACGATGAGGACAGTGACTGCGCTCAGGAGTCCCCCAAGGACACGTACAAGGACCAGCGCCGCCGGGCACACACCCAGGCCGAGCAGAAGCGCCGAGATGCCATCAAG aAAGGCTACAATGACTTGCAGGCCATCGTCCCcacctgtgagcagcaggattTCTCCATCAGCTCACAGAAGCTGAGCAAGGCCATTGTGTTGCAGAAAA CTATCGACTACATCCAGTTCCTGcacaaggagaagaaaaagcaggaggaggaagttTCTACCCTCAGGAAAGATGTAATGGCCTTGAAGATCATGAAAGT GAACTATGAGCAGATTGTGAAAGCTCATCAGGACAACCCAAATGAGGGGAAGAACCAGATCTCTGACGAGGTGAAGTTCAATGTTTTCCAAGGCATCATGGACTCCCTGTTCCAGTCCTTCAATGCCTCAGTCTCTGTAACGAGTTTTCAGGAGCTCTCAGCATGTGTCTTCAGCTGGATTGAGGAGCACTGCAAGCCCCAG ACGCTGCGGGACATTGTCATCGGGGTCCTGCACAAGGTGAAGAGCCAGCTCTACTGA
- the MLX gene encoding max-like protein X isoform X4, with translation MTGRAEDGGAAGRRRRGLVGEALFMENARKGSIVSRANSIGSTSASSVPNTDDEDSDCAQESPKDTYKDQRRRAHTQAEQKRRDAIKKGYNDLQAIVPTCEQQDFSISSQKLSKAIVLQKTIDYIQFLHKEKKKQEEEVSTLRKDVMALKIMKVNYEQIVKAHQDNPNEGKNQISDEVKFNVFQGIMDSLFQSFNASVSVTSFQELSACVFSWIEEHCKPQTLRDIVIGVLHKVKSQLY, from the exons ATGACCGGGCGGGCAGAAGATGGCGGAGCCGCCGGGCGCCGCCGCCGAGGACTCGTGGGGGAAG CGCTCTTCATGGAAAATGCCCGGAAAGGCAGCATAGTGTCCCGGGCCAACAGCATCGGCTCCACCAGTGCCTCTTCTGTCCCCAACACAG ACGATGAGGACAGTGACTGCGCTCAGGAGTCCCCCAAGGACACGTACAAGGACCAGCGCCGCCGGGCACACACCCAGGCCGAGCAGAAGCGCCGAGATGCCATCAAG aAAGGCTACAATGACTTGCAGGCCATCGTCCCcacctgtgagcagcaggattTCTCCATCAGCTCACAGAAGCTGAGCAAGGCCATTGTGTTGCAGAAAA CTATCGACTACATCCAGTTCCTGcacaaggagaagaaaaagcaggaggaggaagttTCTACCCTCAGGAAAGATGTAATGGCCTTGAAGATCATGAAAGT GAACTATGAGCAGATTGTGAAAGCTCATCAGGACAACCCAAATGAGGGGAAGAACCAGATCTCTGACGAGGTGAAGTTCAATGTTTTCCAAGGCATCATGGACTCCCTGTTCCAGTCCTTCAATGCCTCAGTCTCTGTAACGAGTTTTCAGGAGCTCTCAGCATGTGTCTTCAGCTGGATTGAGGAGCACTGCAAGCCCCAG ACGCTGCGGGACATTGTCATCGGGGTCCTGCACAAGGTGAAGAGCCAGCTCTACTGA
- the COASY gene encoding bifunctional coenzyme A synthase yields MPPFASGLLVLTAPLPALPRRAAGLVAAAAGLVAGPLYVHLQPGLRLGGPATGPAAPPAGPALLRALAALYTAAATRRGLDLRVLLGPGRRLARQPRVLLAAAAEVPGPPEPVQLGLQRLAAAVYGCPPSLPALLLGEDTAGDPEGDPEQDPEATLPEFLDVAVGGTFDRLHGAHRLLLSACCLLARRRLLAGVADGELLRHKVLPELIEPYELRAAKLREFLEDVKPSLCYDIVPLADPFGPSVTDPDLQCLVVSEETRRGGEAVNRKRLENGLPELALYEIQLMKDPEHSQNEEEKISSSSLRQRLLGTLLQPPRRDPALPLRPYVIGLTGGTGSGKTSMAKLLGQLGAFVIDADKLGHAVYAPDGLAYEPVVAAFGAEILNKDGTINRKVLGAKVFGNQEQLKRLTDIVWPKIAQMVKERVREADAQGKAVCVLDAAVLLEAGWQDMVHEVWTAIIPEEEAVRRIVARDGLTEEAARRRLQSQMTNRQRVEQSQVVLCSLWEPEITRQQVHKAWDLLQQRLSPEPGP; encoded by the exons ATGCCGCCCTTCGCCTcggggctgctggtgctgacgGCGCCGCTGCCCGCGCTGccccggcgggcggcggggctggtggcggcggcggcggggctggtGGCGGGGCCGCTGTACGTGCATCTGCAGCCGGGGCTGCGGCTGGGCGGCCCCGCcaccggccccgccgctccgccTGCGGGCCCCGCGCTGCTGCGGGCTCTGGCCGCTCTCTACACGGCGGCGGCGACGCGGCGGGGGCTGGACCTGCGCGTCCTGCTCGGGCCCGGCCGCCGCCTGGCACGGCAGCCCCGCGTCCTGCTGGCGGCCGCCGCCGAGGTGCCGGGGCCGCCGGAGCCGGTGCAGCTCGGGCTGCAGCGCCTGGCCGCGGCGGTGTACGGCTGCCCGCCGAGCCTGCCCGCGCTGCTGCTGGGCGAGGACACCGCGGGCGACCCCGAGGGGGACCCCGAGCAGGATCCTGAGGCGACGCTCCCCGAATTCTTGGACGTGGCTGTTGGCGGCACCTTCGACCGGCTGCACGGCGCCCACCGGCTCCTGCTCAGCgcctgctgcctcctggccCGGCGGCGGCTCCTGGCCGGGGTGGCCGACGGAGAGCTGCTCCGCC ACAAGGTCCTGCCAGAGCTGATCGAGCCGTACGAGCTGCGGGCGGCAAAGCTGCGCGAGTTCTTGGAGGATGTGAAGCCCTCACTGTGCTACGACATCGTGCCTCTGGCCGACCCCTTCGGCCCCTCAGTCACAGACCCCGACCTGCAGTGCCTGGTGGTCAGCGAGGAGACCCGCCGGGGAGGGGAGGCTGTGAACAGGAAGAGACTTGAAAAC GGCCTCCCCGAGCTGGCTCTCTATGAAATCCAATTGATGAAGGACCCCGAGCACAGTCAGAATGAGGAGGAGAAGatcagctcctccagcctccggcagaggctgctggggacactgctgcagcccccacGG CGAGACCCAGCCCTGCCGCTGCGCCCGTACGTGATTGGGCtgactgggggaactgggagtggGAAAACCTCCATGGCCAAactcctggggcagctgggcGCCTTCGTCATCGACGCTGACAAGCTGGGCCATGCTGTCTATGCCCCTGATGGCCTGGCCTATGAGCCAGTGGTGGCAGCCTTTGGGGCAG AGATCCTGAACAAAGATGGAACCATTAACAGGAAAGTCCTTGGGGCCAAAGTGTTTGGAAACCAG GAGCAGCTGAAGAGGCTGACGGACATTGTGTGGCCCAAAATAGCCCAGATGGTGAAGGAGAGGGTCAGGGAGGCTGATGCACAAG GGAAGGCCGTGTGTGTGCTGGACGCTGCCGTGCTGCTGGAAGCCGGCTGGCAGGACATGGTCCACGAGGTGTGGACAGCCATCATCCCAGAGGAGGAG GCCGTGAGGCGCATTGTGGCCAGGGATGGGCTGACCGAGGAGGCCGCTCGCCGCCGGCTGCAGAGCCAGATGACCAACAGGCAGCGGGTGGAGCAGTCCCAGGtggtgctctgcagcctctgggagCCCGAAATCACCCGCCAGCAG GTGCACAAGGCCTGGGACCTGCTGCAGCAGCGCCTGAGCCCCGAGCCCGGCCCGTGA
- the HSD17B1 gene encoding 17-beta-hydroxysteroid dehydrogenase type 1 isoform X1 → MGGGQAVPQGPIPHHALWSALPSCPEPVPREPGLPHCSQLEAWWDRTNVSLLWGLGWLARAVMGEKQTGRWQWAVGQSSVGSSACEDMALHGPAHIWCLLYHKRLCSVVACSVAGAALPRMKFLRPFPQLELGQNPAMEQIQTSLPCVSNSFASTGLCGTWGQRSSSALSLPSRNTLPDVSWQLACLAQQSTAGADPWGCGSPRAPEPPPAGSSWLSGVFITAPARGSRHRERQACAGRAALPGMERTTVLITGCSSGIGLGLAARLAADTARRFKVYATMRDLAKGERLLERLGGCCPDTLELLQLDVTDPCSLAAAAQRVQGQQLDVLVCNAGMGLMGPLETCSEQAMKTLFDVNVFGAVRTIQAFLPAMKSCRAGRIIVSSSIGGLQGLPFNAVYCASKFAVEGLCESLAIVLRPFNIHLTLVECGPVLTSFLDNLQRPDPEGSEMRDLDAETQGLYRRYLGHCQSIFRDTAQEVEEVLPLFLEAIGSPCPPLRCASTQLLAPLWRLRLSSPDGSAYVRAMHDFVFGGSEAGGDHP, encoded by the exons ATGGGTGGGGggcaggctgtgccccagggtcCCATCCCACACCATGCTCTATggtcagctctgcccagctgccctgagccTGTTCCCAGGGAACCTGGGCTGCCCCACTGCTCGCAGCTGGAAGCTTGGTGGGACAGGACAaatgtgtccctgctgtggggcCTTGGCTGGCTAGCACGGGCAGTGATGGGTGAGAAGCAGACAGGGAGATGGCAGTGGgcagtggggcagagcagcGTTGGATCCAGTGCCTGTGAGGACATGGCACTGCATGGCCCTGCCCATATTTGGTGCCTTTTGTATCATAAAAGACTCTGCAGCGTTGTTGCCTGCAGTGTTGCTGGAGCTGCGCTCCCCAGGATGAAGTTTTTGAGGCCTTTTCCACAGCTGGAGCTTGGGCAGAACCCAGCTATGGAGCAAATACAGACTTCTCTCCCATGTGTGTCCAACTCCTTTGCTAGCACGGGACTGTGTGGAACAtgggggcagaggagcagctcagccctgagcctgcccagCAGGAACACCCTGCCAGATGTGTCCTGGCAGCTGGCATGCCTGGCACAGCAAAGTACAGCTGGGGCAGACCCTTGGGGTTGCGGCTCCCCTCGTGCCCCAgagcctcctccagcagggagctcctggctcAGTGGAGTCTTTATCACAGCACCTGCACGAGGATCAAGGCACAGAGAGCGCCAGGCATGCGCAGGGAG ggcagcactgccaggcatgGAGAGAACCACGGTGCTGATcacaggctgctcctcaggcatcggcctggggctggctgcacgCCTGGCAGCCGACACTGCTCGCCGCTTCAAAG TTTATGCCACCATGCGTGACCTGGCCAAGGGTGAGCGGCTGCTGGAGCGCCTGGGGGGCTGCTGCCCCGACAcgctggagctcctgcagctcgATGTCACTGACCCGTGCtcgctggcagctgctgcacagcgggtgcagggacagcagctggatGTGCTGG TCTGCAATGCAGGGATGGGACTGATGGGACCGCTGGAGACCTGCTCCGAGCAGGCCATGAAAACTCTCTTCGATGTGAACGTTTTTGGGGCTGTCCGCACCATCCAGGCCTTCCTGCCTGCCatgaagagctgcagggctgggcggATCATTGTCTCCAGCAGCATCGGGGGGCTGCAAG ggctgcccttcAATGCCGTGTACTGTGCCAGCAAGTTTGCAGTGGAGGGGCTGTGCGAGAGTCTGGCCATTGTCCTGCGCCCCTTCAACATCCA CCTGACGCTGGTGGAGTGCGGGCCGGTCCTCACCAGCTTCCTGGACAACCTGCAGCGCCCAGACCCTGAGGGCAGCGAGATGCGGGACCTGGATGCCGAGACACAGGGGCTGTACCGCCGGTACCTGGGGCACTGTCAGAGCATCTTCCGCGACACGGCccaggaggtggaggaggtCCTGCCG CTGTTCCTGGAGGCCAtcggcagcccctgcccaccccttCGCTGCgccagcacccagctcctcGCCCCGCTCTGGCGCCTGCGGCTGAGCAGCCCCGACGGCTCCGCGTACGTCCGCGCCATGCACGACTTCGTGTTCGGCGGCAGCGAGGCTGGCGGAGACCATCCCTGA
- the HSD17B1 gene encoding 17-beta-hydroxysteroid dehydrogenase type 1 isoform X3 produces MGWPRRAALPGMERTTVLITGCSSGIGLGLAARLAADTARRFKVYATMRDLAKGERLLERLGGCCPDTLELLQLDVTDPCSLAAAAQRVQGQQLDVLVCNAGMGLMGPLETCSEQAMKTLFDVNVFGAVRTIQAFLPAMKSCRAGRIIVSSSIGGLQGLPFNAVYCASKFAVEGLCESLAIVLRPFNIHLTLVECGPVLTSFLDNLQRPDPEGSEMRDLDAETQGLYRRYLGHCQSIFRDTAQEVEEVLPLFLEAIGSPCPPLRCASTQLLAPLWRLRLSSPDGSAYVRAMHDFVFGGSEAGGDHP; encoded by the exons ATGGGGTGGCCCCGtagggcagcactgccaggcatgGAGAGAACCACGGTGCTGATcacaggctgctcctcaggcatcggcctggggctggctgcacgCCTGGCAGCCGACACTGCTCGCCGCTTCAAAG TTTATGCCACCATGCGTGACCTGGCCAAGGGTGAGCGGCTGCTGGAGCGCCTGGGGGGCTGCTGCCCCGACAcgctggagctcctgcagctcgATGTCACTGACCCGTGCtcgctggcagctgctgcacagcgggtgcagggacagcagctggatGTGCTGG TCTGCAATGCAGGGATGGGACTGATGGGACCGCTGGAGACCTGCTCCGAGCAGGCCATGAAAACTCTCTTCGATGTGAACGTTTTTGGGGCTGTCCGCACCATCCAGGCCTTCCTGCCTGCCatgaagagctgcagggctgggcggATCATTGTCTCCAGCAGCATCGGGGGGCTGCAAG ggctgcccttcAATGCCGTGTACTGTGCCAGCAAGTTTGCAGTGGAGGGGCTGTGCGAGAGTCTGGCCATTGTCCTGCGCCCCTTCAACATCCA CCTGACGCTGGTGGAGTGCGGGCCGGTCCTCACCAGCTTCCTGGACAACCTGCAGCGCCCAGACCCTGAGGGCAGCGAGATGCGGGACCTGGATGCCGAGACACAGGGGCTGTACCGCCGGTACCTGGGGCACTGTCAGAGCATCTTCCGCGACACGGCccaggaggtggaggaggtCCTGCCG CTGTTCCTGGAGGCCAtcggcagcccctgcccaccccttCGCTGCgccagcacccagctcctcGCCCCGCTCTGGCGCCTGCGGCTGAGCAGCCCCGACGGCTCCGCGTACGTCCGCGCCATGCACGACTTCGTGTTCGGCGGCAGCGAGGCTGGCGGAGACCATCCCTGA
- the HSD17B1 gene encoding 17-beta-hydroxysteroid dehydrogenase type 1 isoform X2, giving the protein MGGGQAVPQGPIPHHALWSALPSCPEPVPREPGLPHCSQLEAWWDRTNVSLLWGLGWLARAVMGEKQTGRWQWAVGQSSVGSSACEDMALHGPAHIWCLLYHKRLCSVVACSVAGAALPRMKFLRPFPQLELGQNPAMEQIQTSLPCVSNSFASTGLCGTWGQRSSSALSLPSRNTLPDVSWQLACLAQQSTAGADPWGCGSPRAPEPPPAGSSWLSGVFITAPARGSRHRERQACAGRAALPGMERTTVLITGCSSGIGLGLAARLAADTARRFKVYATMRDLAKGERLLERLGGCCPDTLELLQLDVTDPCSLAAAAQRVQGQQLDVLGMAGVPTVLGMAEGISVGSQPPQSTRSRCQIMGGAGSRGGGMCLAGQRCSRWIWGCQGIISRERPPISALVVCGAAVTS; this is encoded by the exons ATGGGTGGGGggcaggctgtgccccagggtcCCATCCCACACCATGCTCTATggtcagctctgcccagctgccctgagccTGTTCCCAGGGAACCTGGGCTGCCCCACTGCTCGCAGCTGGAAGCTTGGTGGGACAGGACAaatgtgtccctgctgtggggcCTTGGCTGGCTAGCACGGGCAGTGATGGGTGAGAAGCAGACAGGGAGATGGCAGTGGgcagtggggcagagcagcGTTGGATCCAGTGCCTGTGAGGACATGGCACTGCATGGCCCTGCCCATATTTGGTGCCTTTTGTATCATAAAAGACTCTGCAGCGTTGTTGCCTGCAGTGTTGCTGGAGCTGCGCTCCCCAGGATGAAGTTTTTGAGGCCTTTTCCACAGCTGGAGCTTGGGCAGAACCCAGCTATGGAGCAAATACAGACTTCTCTCCCATGTGTGTCCAACTCCTTTGCTAGCACGGGACTGTGTGGAACAtgggggcagaggagcagctcagccctgagcctgcccagCAGGAACACCCTGCCAGATGTGTCCTGGCAGCTGGCATGCCTGGCACAGCAAAGTACAGCTGGGGCAGACCCTTGGGGTTGCGGCTCCCCTCGTGCCCCAgagcctcctccagcagggagctcctggctcAGTGGAGTCTTTATCACAGCACCTGCACGAGGATCAAGGCACAGAGAGCGCCAGGCATGCGCAGGGAG ggcagcactgccaggcatgGAGAGAACCACGGTGCTGATcacaggctgctcctcaggcatcggcctggggctggctgcacgCCTGGCAGCCGACACTGCTCGCCGCTTCAAAG TTTATGCCACCATGCGTGACCTGGCCAAGGGTGAGCGGCTGCTGGAGCGCCTGGGGGGCTGCTGCCCCGACAcgctggagctcctgcagctcgATGTCACTGACCCGTGCtcgctggcagctgctgcacagcgggtgcagggacagcagctggatGTGCTGGGTATGGctggtgtccccactgtccttGGGATGGCTGAGGGGATCTCTGTGGGGTCACAACCCCCCCAGAGCACCAGGAGTAGATGCCAAATTATGGGAGGTGCAGGCAGTCGGGGGGGTGGGATGTGTTTAGCAGGACAGAGGTGCAGtaggtggatttggggctgccAAGGGATCATTAGCAGAGAAAGACCCCCCATTTCTGCCTTGGTGGTGTGTGGGGCTGCAGTCACTAGCTGA